In Felis catus isolate Fca126 chromosome A3, F.catus_Fca126_mat1.0, whole genome shotgun sequence, a single genomic region encodes these proteins:
- the DEFB127 gene encoding beta-defensin 127, translating to MVCNPLDKELWLPPPVASLAMKLLLIIAILLFQKSTVTEQLKRCWGEYIRGYCRKICKISEIREVLCENGRYCCLNIVELEARKKITKPSRPKPRTYAMTFPQDYDINIENYSRPKANST from the exons ATGGTGTGCAACCCACTGGACAAAGAGCTTTGGCTGCCACCTCCTGTGGCAAGCCTGGCCATGAAGCTCCTCCTAATCATTGCAATTCTGCTGTTCCAGAAGTCCACAG TAACTGAACAACTTAAGAGATGCTGGGGTGAATATATACGAGGATATTGcaggaaaatatgcaaaataagtGAAATACGTGAAGTACTATGTGAGAATGGGAGATACTGTTGCCTCAATATCGTGGAATTGGAAGCAcgtaaaaaaattacaaagccatCTCGTCCAAAGCCAAGGACATATGCAATGACTTTCCCTCAAGATTATGATATAAACATAGAAAATTATTCAAGACCCAAGGCAAACTCTACATGA